The following proteins are co-located in the Mesorhizobium australicum WSM2073 genome:
- a CDS encoding flagellar hook-associated family protein, giving the protein MTFVSSAALTNAMRYQQMRMQADLVKATKESSTGKVADVGLALGGRTAQSVTFSRDLDRLNVVVDSNGLVAARLSSTQTSLGQLSSVAQTFLSSLTTASSGDNSDSLTQSTGQTTIQQLTSILNTSVNGEYLFAGTNTDVKPINDFTAAGSPAKAAFDASFVAKFGFPPSDPAAANITAAQMDDFITNDVTPQFLGAGWQTNMSNATDQQIVSRIALNETTETSTGANSDGIRKLAMAAALVSSLMSTNISQAAKDTIIDHSQKLVGEALSGIAQVQSQTGIVQKRVSDASDRMKTQIDLFERHILDLEAVDPAEAATRVANLTQHIETSFALTARLQQLSLLNYLT; this is encoded by the coding sequence ATGACCTTTGTCTCCTCTGCTGCCCTTACGAATGCCATGCGCTATCAGCAGATGCGCATGCAGGCCGATCTCGTCAAAGCCACGAAAGAGTCCTCGACCGGCAAGGTCGCCGATGTCGGTCTGGCACTTGGTGGACGTACCGCCCAGTCCGTCACCTTTTCGCGCGACCTCGACCGGCTCAACGTCGTTGTCGATTCCAACGGACTGGTGGCCGCCCGGCTCTCATCCACCCAGACCTCGCTCGGCCAGCTCTCCAGCGTCGCGCAGACTTTCCTGTCCAGCCTGACCACCGCGTCGTCGGGCGACAACTCCGACAGCCTGACCCAATCGACCGGCCAGACAACGATCCAGCAGCTTACGTCGATCCTCAACACCAGCGTCAACGGCGAATATCTGTTCGCTGGCACCAACACCGACGTCAAGCCGATCAACGATTTCACGGCCGCCGGCTCTCCCGCCAAGGCTGCCTTTGACGCCTCCTTCGTCGCCAAGTTCGGCTTCCCGCCCAGTGATCCGGCCGCGGCCAACATCACCGCGGCCCAGATGGACGATTTCATCACCAACGATGTCACGCCGCAGTTCCTCGGCGCGGGCTGGCAGACCAACATGTCGAACGCGACCGACCAGCAGATCGTCAGCCGCATCGCGCTCAACGAAACCACCGAGACCTCGACCGGGGCCAACAGCGACGGCATCAGGAAGCTCGCCATGGCGGCGGCCTTGGTCTCCAGCCTGATGTCCACCAACATCAGCCAGGCGGCGAAGGACACCATCATCGACCACTCGCAGAAATTGGTCGGCGAGGCGCTGAGCGGCATCGCCCAGGTCCAATCCCAGACCGGCATCGTGCAGAAGCGCGTCTCCGATGCCAGCGACCGCATGAAGACGCAGATCGACCTGTTCGAACGGCACATTCTGGATCTCGAGGCAGTCGATCCGGCGGAAGCGGCGACCCGCGTCGCCAATCTGACGCAGCATATCGAGACGTCTTTCGCCCTGACGGCGCGCCTGCAGCAGCTCAGCCTGTTGAATTACCTGACCTGA
- the flgK gene encoding flagellar hook-associated protein FlgK: MSLSSALSIAQSALLATSRQTSVVTRNVADADNPNYSRRIALVTSTTPGARSVDVQRAANDLLFRQNLGALSAYAGQSALYNGMDQLDVSVNGVDNASSPSTAIGNLQQALQLYATSPSNQNLGSSVIDAAKQVVRSLNEGSKAIQDFRTQTDGQIDTAVKDLNSLLNQFQDANTAVMSGTRSGTDVSDALDQRDALLKKIANYIPVSTFTRGDNDMVITTGDGTTLFETIPRTVSFAPSSGYAAGAAGNTVYIDNVPVSAGSGGNTTASGTIAGLLQLRDGVASTMQSQLDETARGLITAFAETAPSMPNAAGLFTWSGAPAVPAAGTLVDGLAGTIKINAAMDPSTGGNPTLLRDGGANGVAYVANTTGGASYSNLLVAYGDQLDKPMTFDPLAGISATSSVADYAANSIGWLQGVRQQASTAADAKEALAQRSADALSNATGVNVDQEMSLMLDLEHTYQASARMMKTIDDMMTALLSAVG, from the coding sequence ATGTCGCTTTCCTCCGCACTGAGCATCGCCCAATCGGCGCTTCTGGCCACCTCGCGGCAGACAAGCGTCGTCACGCGCAACGTGGCAGACGCCGACAATCCGAACTATTCGCGCCGCATCGCGCTGGTCACCAGCACGACGCCCGGCGCGCGTTCGGTTGATGTCCAGCGTGCGGCCAACGACCTGCTGTTTCGCCAGAACCTCGGCGCTCTGTCCGCCTATGCCGGCCAGAGCGCGCTCTACAACGGCATGGATCAGCTCGACGTATCGGTGAATGGCGTCGACAACGCCTCCTCGCCTTCGACAGCGATCGGCAATCTGCAGCAGGCGCTGCAGCTGTACGCCACCTCGCCGTCCAACCAGAATCTTGGCTCGAGCGTCATCGACGCGGCCAAACAGGTGGTGCGGTCCCTCAATGAAGGCTCCAAGGCCATTCAGGATTTTCGTACCCAAACCGACGGCCAGATCGATACCGCCGTCAAGGATCTCAACTCGCTGCTCAACCAGTTCCAGGATGCCAACACCGCGGTCATGTCCGGAACCCGTTCAGGCACCGACGTTTCCGATGCGCTCGACCAACGCGACGCATTGTTGAAGAAGATCGCCAATTACATTCCGGTGTCGACCTTCACGCGTGGCGACAACGACATGGTCATCACCACGGGTGACGGCACGACATTGTTCGAGACGATCCCACGCACCGTCAGCTTCGCCCCGTCTTCGGGGTACGCCGCGGGTGCGGCCGGCAACACGGTCTATATCGACAACGTACCGGTCTCGGCGGGCAGCGGCGGCAACACCACCGCCAGCGGCACCATTGCCGGCCTGCTGCAATTGCGCGACGGCGTCGCCTCGACCATGCAGAGCCAGCTCGACGAAACCGCGCGCGGCCTGATCACCGCCTTTGCCGAAACGGCACCGTCGATGCCCAATGCGGCGGGCCTGTTCACCTGGTCGGGCGCACCGGCGGTGCCAGCCGCGGGCACGCTCGTCGACGGCCTTGCTGGAACGATCAAGATCAATGCCGCGATGGATCCCAGCACCGGCGGCAACCCGACATTGCTGCGCGATGGGGGGGCCAATGGCGTCGCCTACGTCGCCAACACCACTGGCGGGGCTTCATACTCCAACCTTCTGGTCGCCTATGGCGACCAGCTCGACAAGCCGATGACGTTCGATCCCTTGGCCGGGATTTCGGCAACCTCCAGCGTTGCCGACTACGCCGCCAATTCGATCGGCTGGTTGCAGGGCGTTCGTCAGCAGGCTTCGACCGCCGCCGACGCCAAGGAAGCCCTGGCACAGCGCAGTGCCGATGCCTTGTCCAACGCAACCGGCGTCAATGTCGATCAGGAAATGTCGCTGATGCTCGATCTCGAGCACACCTATCAGGCATCCGCCCGGATGATGAAGACCATCGACGACATGATGACGGCGCTGTTGAGCGCGGTGGGATAA
- a CDS encoding flagellar hook protein FlgE codes for MSLYGMMRTGVSGMNAQANRLSTTADNIANSDTTGYKRSSAEFSTLIMPSTGGAYNSGGVTTTIRQAVSDPGVLQYTTSVSDLAVSGDGFFVVQDPSGTPFLTRAGAFVPDAQGRLVNAAGFQLMAYSYANGTPAATVNGFEGLEPVVISDQGLTATPSTQGNFSGNLPAGATPVAAINLPSTNSAGAQYTSKSSMVAYDNLGNKKLLDVYFTNTGAGTWEVAVFDQSKATAGTGFPYAAGGALGTANLTFDTTTGKLTGTPTGVSFTVPGGASLALDLSKLTQLGTGFTVTDAQVNGNAPSTIDKVQISKDGTIYAQYKDGTSKPLYKIPLADVQSPDQLKALPGNVYAQGTDSGAVRVGFANEGKAGSIISGALENSNVDIAEELTDMIAAQRSYTANSKVFQTGSDLMDVLVNLKR; via the coding sequence ATGAGCCTCTACGGAATGATGCGGACCGGCGTTTCGGGCATGAACGCCCAGGCGAACCGCCTGTCGACGACAGCCGACAACATCGCCAACTCCGATACCACCGGCTACAAGCGGTCCTCGGCCGAATTTTCGACATTGATCATGCCGTCGACCGGTGGCGCCTATAATTCCGGCGGCGTCACCACCACCATCCGCCAGGCGGTCAGCGATCCGGGCGTACTTCAATACACGACCTCGGTCTCCGACCTTGCCGTCAGCGGCGATGGTTTCTTCGTCGTCCAGGATCCAAGCGGCACGCCTTTCCTGACCCGCGCCGGCGCCTTCGTTCCCGACGCACAGGGCCGGCTGGTCAATGCCGCCGGTTTCCAGCTGATGGCCTACAGCTACGCCAATGGCACGCCGGCGGCCACGGTGAACGGCTTCGAAGGTCTCGAGCCGGTTGTCATCTCCGACCAGGGACTGACCGCGACGCCGAGCACCCAAGGCAATTTCAGCGGCAATCTGCCGGCAGGTGCGACACCGGTCGCTGCCATCAACCTGCCCAGCACGAACTCGGCGGGAGCGCAGTATACCTCGAAATCGTCGATGGTCGCCTATGACAATCTCGGCAACAAGAAGTTGCTCGACGTCTATTTCACCAACACCGGCGCAGGCACCTGGGAGGTGGCGGTCTTCGACCAGTCGAAGGCGACAGCCGGAACTGGCTTCCCCTACGCTGCCGGCGGCGCCCTGGGCACGGCCAACCTGACCTTCGATACCACCACCGGCAAGCTCACCGGCACCCCGACCGGCGTTTCATTCACCGTACCGGGCGGCGCCAGCCTTGCCCTCGACCTGTCGAAGCTGACCCAGCTCGGCACCGGCTTCACCGTCACCGACGCCCAGGTGAACGGCAACGCGCCGAGCACCATCGACAAGGTGCAGATCAGCAAGGACGGCACCATCTACGCCCAGTACAAGGACGGCACCTCCAAGCCGCTCTACAAAATTCCGCTGGCTGACGTGCAGAGCCCTGACCAGCTCAAGGCGCTGCCTGGCAATGTCTACGCGCAAGGCACCGACTCCGGTGCGGTCCGTGTCGGCTTTGCCAACGAAGGCAAGGCCGGTTCGATCATCTCGGGCGCGCTCGAAAATTCCAACGTCGATATCGCCGAGGAATTGACCGACATGATCGCGGCCCAGCGCAGCTACACCGCCAATTCCAAAGTCTTCCAGACCGGTTCCGACCTGATGGACGTCCTTGTCAACCTGAAGAGATAA
- a CDS encoding response regulator transcription factor — MIVIVDERELVTEGYNSLFDREGIACAGFAPGEFGEWVNSAADTDLRSVRAFLIGDCRDGAISPRQIRDRTGAPVIALSEQHSLENTLRLFESGVDDVIRKPVHIREILARITAIRRRASEDVAYTEIGAMRIFMDGRDPEIDGQPLPLPRRERRILEYLASNRGRRVTKTQVFNAIYGIFDEEVEENVVESHISKLRKKLREKLGTDPIDSKRFLGYRLVF, encoded by the coding sequence ATGATCGTTATCGTTGACGAGCGAGAGCTCGTGACAGAGGGCTACAATTCACTTTTCGACCGCGAGGGGATCGCCTGCGCCGGTTTCGCGCCGGGCGAGTTCGGCGAGTGGGTCAACTCGGCCGCCGACACCGATCTGCGATCGGTGCGGGCCTTCCTGATCGGCGACTGTCGCGACGGCGCGATCTCGCCGCGCCAGATCCGCGACCGCACCGGAGCTCCGGTCATTGCGCTCAGCGAGCAGCATTCGCTGGAAAACACGCTGCGGTTGTTCGAGAGCGGCGTCGATGACGTCATCCGCAAGCCGGTGCACATCCGCGAAATCCTGGCCCGCATCACCGCCATCCGCCGCCGCGCCAGCGAGGACGTCGCCTATACCGAGATCGGCGCCATGCGCATCTTCATGGACGGCCGCGATCCCGAGATCGACGGGCAGCCGCTGCCCTTGCCGCGCCGCGAGCGCCGTATCCTGGAATATCTGGCGAGCAACCGTGGCCGCCGCGTCACCAAGACCCAGGTGTTTAATGCCATTTACGGCATCTTCGACGAAGAGGTCGAAGAGAACGTGGTTGAAAGCCACATCAGCAAGTTGCGCAAGAAACTGCGCGAGAAGCTGGGCACCGACCCGATCGATTCCAAGCGCTTCCTCGGCTACCGGCTCGTGTTCTGA
- a CDS encoding transglycosylase SLT domain-containing protein encodes MFLSSLASSAGAATNPCEPEILRAADRYGVPAGILYAVGLTETGNKGSLQPNALNIEGKAVFPRSRDEALAAFANAQREGKTLIDLGCMQINHHYHASHFRNVEDMLDPRQNVDYAARFLASLHARHETWSMAVARYHAGPDNDPAQKVYVCRVIANMVATGFGKWTTNARAFCNP; translated from the coding sequence ATGTTTTTATCTAGCCTCGCGAGCAGCGCGGGCGCCGCCACCAATCCTTGCGAACCAGAGATCCTGCGTGCCGCCGACCGCTATGGCGTGCCTGCCGGCATCCTCTATGCCGTCGGGTTGACGGAAACCGGAAACAAGGGCAGCCTTCAACCCAATGCCTTGAATATAGAGGGAAAAGCAGTCTTCCCGAGAAGCCGGGACGAAGCGCTTGCCGCCTTCGCCAACGCCCAGCGCGAGGGCAAGACGCTGATCGATCTCGGCTGCATGCAGATCAACCATCACTACCATGCCTCGCATTTCCGCAACGTCGAGGACATGCTCGACCCGCGCCAGAACGTCGACTACGCGGCACGCTTCCTGGCCAGCCTCCATGCCCGCCATGAGACCTGGTCCATGGCCGTCGCCCGCTATCATGCCGGACCCGACAACGACCCGGCGCAGAAGGTCTATGTCTGCAGGGTGATCGCCAACATGGTGGCCACCGGCTTCGGCAAATGGACCACGAACGCACGCGCCTTCTGCAACCCGTAA